In Halanaerobium praevalens DSM 2228, the DNA window CCAAGCATTTGATAACCACCACAAATACCAATAATCATTTTACCTTGAGCTGCAGCTTCGATTATTTTAGCTGCTAATTTTGATTCATATAAAAATTTTAAATCATTAATTGTAGTTTTAGAGCCAGGAAGTATAATTAAATCTGGATTACCAAAATCAGCTGCTTTTTTCAAATAACGTAATCTAACTTCTTCTTTATTTTTAAAATAATCAAAATCAGTAAAATTTGACATTTTAGGATAAGCAATAACTGCAATATCTAGTTTAAAGTTTTTTTGATTATAGCTTTGTTGTTTTATGCTATCTTCTGAAGGTAGATCTAAATCTTTTAAAAAAGGAATAACTCCGAGCACTTTTTTTTGAGTATGTTTTTCAATTAATTCTACTCCCGATTCAAAATTAGCAGGATCTCCTCTAAATTTATTTACTATAATCCCTTTAACTCGTCTCCGTTCAGCTTCTGTTAAAAGATCTAAAGTTCCAACAATAGAAGCAAAAACACCACCTTTATCAATATCAGCCACCAAAATAACAGGTGCCTTAGCAATTTCTGCTGCCTTCATATTAACAAAATCCTTGTCTCTTAAATTAACTTCTGCTGGATTACCTCCACCTTCTAAAACTAAAATATCATATCTAGATTTTAAATCAGCTATAGCTTTTTTAATGACATTAATAAATTTTTCTTTTTCAGCAAAATAATCTGCAGCCTGCATATTTTTATATATTTTGCCCTGCAAAATTATCTGAGACATATTATCAGCATTAGGCTTCATTAAAATCGGACTCATATTAACTTCTGGATCTACAAGAGCAGCTTCGGCTTGAACAGCTTGAGCAATAGCAATTTCTTTTCCTGCTTTAGTTATATAAGAATTTAAAGACATATTTTGTGATTTAAAAGGAGCTACTTTATAGTCAGCCTGAGCCAAAACCCGACATAAAGCTGCAGTTAAAATACTTTTGCCAGCATCTGAAGCTGTACCCTGAATCATAATTGATTTTGCCATCTTAATTGCACCTACTTAATTCTAAAAGTTTATCTAAGTCTAAATTAGCTTCTACTGTATCTGCTAAGCGGTCAAGATTTTTTTCTATTTCTGCCTGGTAATTATAAGTTTCAATTTGGGATAAATTTTTATTTTTTCTGAGCAAATTTAAAATTTTACTGCGAAAATTATTATTATCAAAAAGACCATGTAAATAACTACCAAAACAGTTCCCAGCTTTATTTACTGCTCCATCTTTAAGTTTTACTGTTTGGCCTGACCTCTCTTTTAATTCAAATAGTGCTTCTGTTTCATTTAAATAATTAGTTTGGCCCATGTGAATTTCATAACCGCTAAAATTAGCCTGAGCAAAATGAGTCTTGATTTTTTGATTATTTAAATTGGGATTAATTCTAACTTCAGCTTGATGAGTTGTTTTGTGAGCTAAAAATTCTGTTTCAATTGCTAAAAGTCCAAGCCCTTTAAGCTCTTTTTGGCCCCCTTCTGTCTGTTTAGGATCAATTAGTTTTTGACCTAAAATTTGAAAGCCACCACAAATCCCAATAATCATTTTTCCTTTTTGATTAGCTTTTTTAATTTCTGCAGCTAAACCACTTTCTTTTAAAAAAACTAAATCTTTGGTAGTGGTTTTAGTTCCAGGAATAATTATCAAATCAAATTTACTAAGTTTAGTCTTTTTAGCTATATATTCTAAGTGCAAATCTTTTTCCATTTTCAGTGCATTAAAATCACTAAAATTAGATAAGTGAGGAAGCTTAATAATAGCTACTTTTAAGTTATTATCTTGATTATTATCTCTCTGCCATTTTTCTCTTAAAGAAGCGGAATCTTCTTCTGGTAAATTAAGTTCTTTGAGATAAGGCAGTACTCCCATTACTTCTTTGCCTGTATAATCTTCTAAAAATTCAAAAGCTGGTTTTAATAAATCAAGGTCACCTCTAAATTTATTA includes these proteins:
- a CDS encoding cobyric acid synthase, with protein sequence MAKSIMIQGTASDAGKSILTAALCRVLAQADYKVAPFKSQNMSLNSYITKAGKEIAIAQAVQAEAALVDPEVNMSPILMKPNADNMSQIILQGKIYKNMQAADYFAEKEKFINVIKKAIADLKSRYDILVLEGGGNPAEVNLRDKDFVNMKAAEIAKAPVILVADIDKGGVFASIVGTLDLLTEAERRRVKGIIVNKFRGDPANFESGVELIEKHTQKKVLGVIPFLKDLDLPSEDSIKQQSYNQKNFKLDIAVIAYPKMSNFTDFDYFKNKEEVRLRYLKKAADFGNPDLIILPGSKTTINDLKFLYESKLAAKIIEAAAQGKMIIGICGGYQMLGQKIKDPNHYEGKENEIEGLSLLKTTTILEKKKIRRQVKAETLNELKFLQDKKFKNLSGYEIHQGRTLNESEEAVFKLKRKKLNKTDKIINDGAVNKAANVWGTYIHNIFINDNFRNALLNYLLEKKGYQASIVNLKTAAQIREDNYNYLAEEFKKYIDLKALYKIIFAD
- a CDS encoding cobyric acid synthase, whose product is MQNKAGTIMIQGTASDSGKSILTTALCRAFARRGIKTAPFKAWNMSLNSYITKNGAEVGIAQALQARAAFREVNVDMQPILVKAMGAGETQLVIRGQAVGNISYQERQHDYLEIYEKTIKSSLKKLRATNDLIIMEGAGSPAEINRKTPDFANMFTAEIYQSPVFLISSIEKGGSLAALVGTLKLLAKKHKKLIKGLIINKFRGDLDLLKPAFEFLEDYTGKEVMGVLPYLKELNLPEEDSASLREKWQRDNNQDNNLKVAIIKLPHLSNFSDFNALKMEKDLHLEYIAKKTKLSKFDLIIIPGTKTTTKDLVFLKESGLAAEIKKANQKGKMIIGICGGFQILGQKLIDPKQTEGGQKELKGLGLLAIETEFLAHKTTHQAEVRINPNLNNQKIKTHFAQANFSGYEIHMGQTNYLNETEALFELKERSGQTVKLKDGAVNKAGNCFGSYLHGLFDNNNFRSKILNLLRKNKNLSQIETYNYQAEIEKNLDRLADTVEANLDLDKLLELSRCN